The Natribaculum luteum genome contains the following window.
ATGTCGACACGTCGAGTTGGTCCGCCAGGTCACCCTGTGAGACGCGTCTCGGGATGTCGTAGTAGCCAGCGTAGTACGCCAGCGAGAGGATCTGGCGCTGGCGATCGGTCAAGATGTACGTGTCGTCGTCGGTCGCCGTCGACTCGCGCAGCTGCGTGACGCGAAACGAGATCCCGTGTTCGCGACAGTACTTCCGAAACGAAGAGAGGACGTCGCGGGTCGGCACGTGTATCCGGGCGAGCCACCCGCGACCGTTGCTCGTCCTCTCGAGGACGAACAGCCCCTGCTCGCTGCAACACGGCGGAACGAGTTCGAGGTCGGTGTCGACCACCACCCGATAGACGGCCCGGTTGGCGAAGGTCGCGACGCGAGTCGGATCAGAAACCGTGTGATCCGCCACCATCGCCGACTCGACAGCCGAACACTCGTCTCCGAACACGGAGACGAAGAGCAACCGCCCGTCACTGGCCGTCTCGTACTCGTGCCTGATCGTCACGTCCGGTCCGGCCTCGATCGTCGGCACTAGCGCGAGGTCTTCGGAGACGAGTTGTACTTCTGCGACAAATCCCATCGACCAGGTCCCCTGCTACGGGCCATCGGCCTCGAGCGGACATACTTATCGGGCCGTTAATGTCTCGTTTGACTGTTGTGCTGGCTGAAACTGAGTGTCAGGCCCGCTCTCAGTCGAATCGAGCAGCGAGTCGTGACCGTAACGAAAAGACCCACCCGGTGGTGACTGTGAGAGACGACTGTCGCCCCCGGCGACTGTCCGGTGTGGCCACGACCGCCCCGAGTCGATCGCCTACTCGAACTTCTCCAGTAGCTTCCCGTAGAACCTGCTGTCGCGTTTTCTCGCCAGTTTTTCGACGATCAACTCCGGCGTCGACCGTGCGAGGTGATCTTTGACCGGCGAGCGGTTCACCTCGAGTTCGCCGTCGACGAGACCGACGGCTTCGATCCCGTCGACGGTCACGTCGAAGTCGGCCATCTCGCGGATCTCGCCGGCCAGGTGCGAGACGAACACTGCCGTCGCGCTCTTTTCCTCGAGCGCCTCGAGAATGCCGGCAATGATCTTCGCCGACGCTCCCGGTTCGGTGATGCTCTCGAGTTCGTCGACCAGCACGAGGCTGCCGTCGCCGCCGTCGGCGAGGTCGGCGAACTCCCTGACGGTCGACTCGAACGCG
Protein-coding sequences here:
- a CDS encoding helix-turn-helix domain-containing protein — encoded protein: MGFVAEVQLVSEDLALVPTIEAGPDVTIRHEYETASDGRLLFVSVFGDECSAVESAMVADHTVSDPTRVATFANRAVYRVVVDTDLELVPPCCSEQGLFVLERTSNGRGWLARIHVPTRDVLSSFRKYCREHGISFRVTQLRESTATDDDTYILTDRQRQILSLAYYAGYYDIPRRVSQGDLADQLDVSTSAVSQRLRRAVSSLIATTLEHDHTRSDPD